A genomic segment from bacterium encodes:
- a CDS encoding sugar ABC transporter permease, translating into MSNERIAQGAVAARGGVRDGGARRPAEPLWARVRRHWLGPTQPWWGAVFVAPILLLLVCFKFWPMAYAASLSLTNASLTQRTSRFLGAANYLRLTHDTVFIGALETTARYVSATIAISMVLGLALAVLLNQRLPARGLFRTLLFLPAVVPIIVTPILWQFLFHPYGLVNTVLKSVGLHPVNWLLSARGAVEALVVATAWRLTPLCMVIYLAGLQSIPHELYEAAAIDGAGPPRRFRSVTLPMLKPTFLVVVVFAITLTVQNFVLALVMTGGGPDNASTTLSLFVYQTGFIGFQMGYASAAALVMLLIIVAFTIFSLRAFRTHEE; encoded by the coding sequence GTGAGCAACGAACGTATCGCGCAGGGCGCCGTCGCCGCGCGCGGCGGCGTACGGGACGGCGGCGCCCGCCGGCCGGCCGAGCCGCTCTGGGCCCGGGTGCGCCGGCATTGGCTCGGCCCCACGCAGCCGTGGTGGGGCGCCGTGTTCGTGGCTCCGATTCTGCTGCTGCTCGTGTGCTTCAAGTTCTGGCCGATGGCCTACGCCGCGTCGCTGAGTCTCACCAACGCCTCTCTCACCCAGCGGACGTCGCGGTTTCTCGGGGCCGCCAATTACCTCCGGCTGACGCACGACACGGTCTTCATCGGCGCGCTCGAGACGACCGCGCGCTACGTCAGCGCCACCATCGCGATCTCGATGGTTCTCGGACTCGCCCTCGCGGTGCTGCTCAACCAGCGGCTTCCCGCCCGGGGATTGTTTCGGACGCTGCTCTTTCTGCCTGCCGTCGTGCCGATCATCGTGACGCCGATTCTCTGGCAGTTCCTCTTCCATCCGTACGGCCTCGTAAACACGGTCCTCAAGTCCGTCGGGCTGCACCCCGTGAACTGGTTGCTGTCCGCGCGGGGCGCCGTCGAGGCGCTGGTCGTGGCGACGGCCTGGCGGCTGACCCCCTTGTGCATGGTCATCTACCTGGCCGGCCTGCAGTCGATCCCCCACGAGCTGTACGAGGCCGCGGCGATCGACGGGGCAGGTCCCCCGCGGCGGTTCCGGTCGGTCACGCTGCCGATGCTCAAGCCGACGTTTCTGGTCGTCGTGGTGTTTGCGATCACGCTGACCGTGCAGAACTTCGTCCTCGCGCTGGTCATGACGGGCGGCGGCCCCGACAACGCCAGCACCACGTTGTCGCTGTTCGTGTATCAGACCGGCTTCATCGGTTTCCAGATGGGCTACGCGTCCGCCGCCGCCCTCGTCATGCTGTTGATCATCGTCGCCTTCACCATCTTCAGCCTGCGCGCGTTCAGGACCCATGAAGAGTAA
- a CDS encoding carbohydrate ABC transporter permease produces the protein MKSKIRERIVTIALLLLLTGVTIVFLMPIFWMVSTSLKSNRHVFDLPIQWIPRQPLWSNYPAAYRTVGFTRYFVNSAIVTGCVTVLNVALSALAGYGLAKYRFLGRHVLLVVILATLMLPLEVVMVPLYLTVQRLGWLNSYQGMIVPVAANALGVLMMRQYFLSLPDDLIAAARIDGAGHAVTFLRIAVPLAWPAVLTVAILIFQSTWDDFVWPFLIISNTAKATVPLAVQTFQSAETSDFPMLMAVSAIASVPLTLLFLVFQRQIITGVATTGMRH, from the coding sequence ATGAAGAGTAAGATCCGGGAGCGGATCGTGACGATCGCGCTGCTGCTCCTGCTCACCGGCGTGACCATCGTGTTTCTCATGCCGATCTTTTGGATGGTCTCGACCTCGCTGAAATCCAACCGGCACGTGTTCGATCTGCCGATCCAGTGGATTCCGCGGCAGCCGCTGTGGAGCAATTACCCGGCCGCGTACAGAACCGTCGGCTTCACGCGCTACTTCGTGAACAGCGCCATCGTCACGGGCTGCGTCACCGTTCTGAACGTCGCGCTGTCGGCGCTCGCGGGCTACGGCCTCGCCAAATACCGCTTCCTCGGCCGGCACGTCCTTCTGGTCGTCATTCTCGCCACCCTGATGCTGCCGCTCGAGGTGGTCATGGTGCCGCTGTATCTTACGGTGCAGCGCCTCGGGTGGCTCAACAGCTACCAGGGGATGATTGTCCCGGTCGCCGCGAACGCCCTCGGCGTGCTGATGATGCGGCAGTACTTCCTGTCGCTCCCGGACGACCTCATCGCCGCCGCGCGCATCGACGGCGCCGGCCACGCGGTGACGTTTCTGCGCATCGCCGTTCCGCTCGCCTGGCCGGCGGTCCTGACCGTCGCGATCCTGATCTTCCAGTCGACCTGGGACGACTTCGTCTGGCCGTTCCTCATTATCAGCAACACGGCGAAGGCCACCGTCCCGCTCGCCGTGCAGACGTTTCAGTCGGCGGAGACGTCGGACTTTCCGATGCTGATGGCCGTGTCCGCGATCGCGTCGGTGCCGCTGACGCTGCTCTTCTTGGTGTTTCAGCGCCAGATCATCACCGGCGTCGCGACGACGGGGATGCGCCACTGA
- a CDS encoding Dabb family protein, translating to MTISPVLRRVVLWRWNRDATPERRLRAKEGLAYISYASSVDAVDFGEDLGLSAGTNCGLALLRDHRDKASWDAYVTDPHHSRVGGFIDAITHVERQARADYLYTGPASVRGRVRHLALYCWREGADDRRKREARRALAALRADCEAIYALEVADDLGWAKAGRADLVLEAHFADAEGAAAFLAHPAYREAAGLLDGLTRTEQTAAIQHRMKAG from the coding sequence GTGACCATCTCACCGGTCCTGCGGCGCGTCGTGCTGTGGCGGTGGAACCGGGACGCGACGCCGGAGCGGCGGCTCAGGGCCAAAGAAGGGCTCGCGTACATCAGCTACGCGAGCTCCGTCGACGCGGTCGACTTCGGAGAAGACCTCGGCTTGTCCGCGGGTACGAACTGCGGGCTCGCGCTGCTCCGGGATCACCGCGACAAGGCGTCCTGGGACGCGTACGTCACCGACCCGCACCACTCCCGCGTCGGCGGCTTCATCGACGCCATCACGCACGTGGAGAGGCAGGCCCGGGCCGACTACCTGTACACAGGGCCGGCGTCGGTCCGGGGCCGGGTGCGTCACCTCGCGCTGTACTGCTGGCGCGAGGGCGCCGACGATCGGCGGAAACGGGAGGCGCGGCGGGCGCTGGCCGCGCTGCGCGCCGACTGCGAAGCGATCTACGCCCTCGAGGTCGCGGACGACCTCGGCTGGGCCAAAGCGGGGCGCGCGGATCTCGTGCTCGAGGCGCACTTCGCCGACGCAGAAGGCGCCGCGGCCTTCCTCGCGCACCCGGCCTACCGCGAGGCGGCCGGATTGCTCGACGGCCTCACGCGGACGGAGCAGACCGCCGCGATCCAGCACCGGATGAAGGCCGGATGA
- a CDS encoding Gfo/Idh/MocA family oxidoreductase — MALGWGIIGTGGFAGSATAPAIKALGERGSLVGVVSRDQGRADAFAAQHGARRAYTDYADLLRDRDVDIVYISTPNAQHAEQALAAARAGKHVLCEKPLALSAADARRMVDAFGAAGLKLGTHFQTRHHTAFVETKRLLEQRAIGDVILVQIEVSSGANPFRSWRADPQLAGLGSINNIAVHPFDLLRYLLGSEVKEVTAVTDVGRSTELEHMVLALLRFQNGALAYVNANQKVPNFQPDIDIYGTAGRIVGIDTTRPFRVGELRVLTGAGEQTTKYSSMDAVVRSVAAFNDAVAHDREPNASGTDGLRSVQLTDAVIRAAREGRLVEVAY; from the coding sequence GTGGCACTCGGCTGGGGCATCATCGGAACCGGCGGCTTCGCCGGCAGCGCGACCGCGCCCGCGATCAAGGCGCTCGGCGAGCGGGGCTCGCTGGTCGGCGTGGTGAGCCGCGATCAGGGCCGCGCGGACGCGTTTGCGGCGCAGCACGGCGCGCGGCGGGCGTATACGGATTACGCGGATCTGCTCCGCGACCGCGACGTCGACATCGTCTACATCTCCACCCCGAACGCGCAGCACGCGGAGCAGGCGCTCGCCGCCGCGCGCGCGGGCAAGCACGTCCTCTGCGAAAAGCCGCTGGCCCTCTCCGCGGCCGACGCCCGCCGCATGGTCGACGCGTTCGGGGCCGCGGGCCTCAAGCTCGGCACGCACTTCCAGACCCGGCACCACACCGCGTTCGTCGAGACGAAGCGCCTGCTGGAGCAGCGCGCGATCGGCGACGTCATTCTTGTCCAGATCGAGGTAAGCTCCGGCGCGAACCCGTTCCGCAGCTGGCGCGCCGACCCGCAGCTCGCCGGCCTCGGCTCGATCAACAACATCGCGGTGCACCCCTTCGACCTGCTGCGCTACCTGCTCGGCTCGGAGGTCAAGGAAGTGACGGCCGTGACGGACGTGGGCCGGTCGACGGAACTGGAACACATGGTGCTCGCGCTGCTGCGCTTCCAGAACGGCGCGCTCGCGTACGTCAACGCCAACCAGAAGGTGCCAAACTTCCAGCCGGACATCGACATCTACGGGACGGCGGGGCGCATCGTCGGCATCGACACCACGCGCCCGTTTCGCGTCGGCGAGCTGCGCGTGCTCACCGGCGCCGGCGAGCAGACGACCAAATATTCCAGCATGGACGCGGTCGTGCGATCCGTGGCCGCCTTCAACGATGCCGTCGCGCACGACCGCGAGCCGAACGCCTCGGGCACGGACGGCCTCCGCAGCGTGCAGCTGACCGACGCCGTGATCCGGGCGGCGCGCGAGGGCCGCCTCGTCGAGGTCGCGTATTGA
- a CDS encoding Xaa-Pro peptidase family protein — MTWSRGAGAADYEARIDMARLRAGRIERARQAMAAAGLDAVLVWKEENVRYLTSLRPQVIAGKNGVLNGALCTRDGTTALLVSGGDRDRAEATMPWVGDWETIPILEEPGLIRHVAAELIPALLRRRGLRGGRVGIDLTSKLLMDALVETCAGITWADGDVAMQAARRIKTAEEMAVIEEATAIAEAVTATATDAVREGARECEVVGEALRTLHRLGGEYPHVTTPFVASGERMSPPTRIATDKLIREGDLVFIDIGACWNGYFGDIGRTVICGRPSVEQRRIYRAVWEGLQAGIEAMRPGATNAEVTKVIRDRAAAHGLGDRFLSLFIGHGIGCGSNEPPYIGEAFPGAATVTLEAGMVFALEPLIWLPDVPGGGGVRLEDMVAVTPRGARRISRSPYCAALLA; from the coding sequence TTGACCTGGTCGCGCGGTGCCGGGGCCGCGGACTATGAGGCGCGGATCGACATGGCCCGCCTGCGCGCCGGACGGATCGAACGGGCGCGGCAGGCGATGGCCGCGGCCGGCCTCGACGCCGTCCTCGTCTGGAAAGAGGAGAACGTCCGGTATCTCACGAGCCTGCGCCCGCAGGTCATTGCCGGGAAGAACGGCGTGCTGAACGGGGCGCTCTGCACGCGCGACGGGACGACGGCGCTGCTGGTCTCCGGCGGGGACCGCGATCGGGCCGAGGCCACCATGCCGTGGGTCGGTGACTGGGAGACGATCCCGATCCTCGAGGAGCCGGGGCTGATCCGCCACGTCGCCGCGGAGCTCATCCCCGCGCTGCTGCGCCGCCGGGGGCTGCGCGGGGGGCGGGTCGGCATCGATCTCACGAGCAAGCTGCTGATGGACGCGCTCGTCGAGACCTGCGCCGGCATCACGTGGGCGGACGGCGACGTCGCGATGCAGGCCGCCCGGCGGATCAAGACCGCGGAGGAGATGGCGGTGATCGAGGAGGCGACCGCGATCGCCGAGGCCGTCACGGCGACCGCGACGGACGCCGTCCGCGAAGGGGCGCGGGAGTGCGAAGTAGTCGGCGAGGCCCTGCGCACGCTGCACCGGCTCGGCGGCGAGTATCCGCACGTGACGACGCCGTTCGTGGCGAGCGGCGAGCGGATGTCCCCCCCGACGCGGATCGCGACCGACAAGCTGATCCGCGAGGGCGACCTGGTCTTCATCGACATCGGCGCCTGCTGGAACGGCTATTTCGGCGACATCGGCCGGACCGTGATCTGCGGGCGGCCGTCCGTGGAGCAGCGCCGGATCTACCGCGCCGTGTGGGAGGGTCTGCAGGCCGGCATCGAGGCGATGCGGCCGGGCGCGACCAACGCCGAGGTCACGAAGGTGATCCGCGACCGCGCCGCGGCGCACGGGCTCGGCGACCGCTTCCTCAGTCTCTTCATCGGCCACGGGATCGGCTGCGGCTCCAACGAGCCTCCGTACATCGGCGAGGCGTTTCCCGGGGCGGCAACCGTGACGCTCGAGGCCGGCATGGTGTTCGCGCTCGAGCCGCTGATCTGGCTGCCGGACGTGCCGGGAGGCGGCGGCGTCCGGCTGGAAGATATGGTGGCCGTGACCCCGCGCGGGGCGCGGCGGATCTCGCGAAGTCCCTACTGCGCGGCGCTGCTTGCGTAG
- a CDS encoding Xaa-Pro peptidase family protein, with protein MTYHQFLAGQHELQPRRVFSTSGTDWQGRVNFDRLRSDRLTRAREMMDKHNLGALILFVGENVRYTTGVYQGNWKNNIFIRYAVLPRGKDPVLFETVGSDLVCAQIDAPWLHEIRPAITWKWSEGAEPEMAARMAGSIADVLRESGVHKEKIGIDIMDLMAYQALTKEGLNIVNGWPAMSQARVIKTEDELECHKIAAAHGDAAMYMAKHEWAKPGVREAEVCAKVNEYLYRSGFDFVYDIIVASGGNTSPYRRWHTDKIIRQGDLMIIDINAVGPGGYFIDFVRCWKVAAKPTQQEKDLYKECYDSLYAAIGAVRAGATSADVAKHFPVYDDDKYGSVSLQQFAHSIGLSLYEGMWISRAYSLKYPAELKKNMYFAIETFAGHPGLPQTVRLEENIVVTETGHERFTLCEHADDMRA; from the coding sequence ATGACGTACCATCAGTTCCTCGCCGGGCAGCACGAGCTTCAGCCGCGGCGCGTCTTCAGCACCTCCGGGACGGACTGGCAGGGCCGCGTCAATTTCGACCGGCTGCGGAGCGACCGCCTCACGCGCGCGCGGGAGATGATGGACAAACACAACCTCGGCGCGCTGATCCTGTTCGTCGGTGAGAACGTCCGGTACACGACCGGGGTCTACCAGGGCAACTGGAAGAACAACATCTTCATCCGCTACGCGGTGCTGCCCCGCGGGAAGGACCCGGTGCTGTTCGAGACGGTCGGCAGCGACCTCGTGTGCGCGCAGATCGACGCGCCGTGGCTGCACGAAATCCGCCCGGCGATCACCTGGAAGTGGTCGGAAGGCGCCGAGCCGGAGATGGCGGCGCGGATGGCGGGGTCGATCGCCGACGTGCTGCGCGAGTCGGGTGTGCACAAGGAGAAGATCGGTATCGATATCATGGACCTGATGGCCTACCAGGCCCTGACGAAGGAGGGGCTCAACATCGTCAACGGGTGGCCGGCGATGTCGCAGGCGCGCGTCATCAAGACCGAGGACGAGCTGGAGTGCCACAAGATCGCCGCCGCGCACGGGGACGCCGCGATGTACATGGCCAAGCACGAGTGGGCCAAGCCGGGCGTACGCGAAGCGGAAGTCTGCGCGAAAGTGAACGAGTACTTGTACCGCAGCGGCTTCGACTTCGTCTACGATATCATCGTCGCCTCGGGCGGCAACACCAGTCCATACCGCCGCTGGCACACCGACAAGATCATCCGCCAGGGCGATTTGATGATCATCGACATCAACGCCGTCGGTCCGGGCGGCTACTTCATCGACTTCGTCCGCTGCTGGAAGGTTGCGGCCAAGCCCACGCAGCAGGAAAAGGACCTCTACAAGGAGTGCTACGACTCGCTCTATGCGGCGATCGGCGCGGTCCGCGCCGGGGCGACGTCGGCGGACGTCGCGAAGCACTTCCCCGTCTACGACGACGACAAGTACGGGAGTGTCTCGCTCCAGCAGTTCGCGCACAGCATCGGGCTCAGCCTGTACGAGGGGATGTGGATTTCGCGGGCCTACTCGCTCAAATATCCGGCCGAGCTCAAGAAGAACATGTATTTTGCGATCGAGACGTTCGCCGGGCACCCAGGGCTCCCGCAGACGGTGCGGCTCGAGGAGAATATCGTCGTGACCGAGACAGGCCACGAGCGATTCACGCTCTGCGAGCACGCCGACGACATGCGCGCCTGA
- a CDS encoding amidohydrolase family protein — protein sequence MIVDVHSHVFPERFLAALDRIGARYGAKVETRGDERIVWSSPRQRSTIGPVFWDVAERLAALDRWGIGVQALSLSPPMLYWAPPDVGRELASVFNDEIAAIARAHPRRFLAFATLPLQDVPAATAEAERAARAGCRALYVGTNVNGRYLDDPSFEPVWECAVRLRLPVFTHPLNNAGGERMGEWHLDNSVGNPAETALAGARLVMRGVLDRHPDLEVVLAHGGGSLPFLLGRLDHTYAVRAEVKSALRRAPSASFRRFYTDTITHGDRALGFLIEAAGHERVLLGTDLPYDMADADPAARLRRLGLPPAATAAIEAGNAARLLRLEL from the coding sequence ATGATCGTCGACGTCCATAGCCACGTCTTTCCGGAGCGGTTTCTGGCCGCGCTCGACCGGATCGGCGCGCGGTACGGCGCCAAAGTGGAGACGCGTGGGGACGAGCGGATCGTCTGGAGCAGCCCCCGCCAGCGGTCGACGATCGGTCCGGTGTTCTGGGACGTCGCGGAGCGCCTCGCCGCGCTCGACCGCTGGGGCATCGGCGTTCAGGCGTTGTCGCTTTCCCCGCCGATGCTCTACTGGGCGCCCCCGGATGTCGGCCGGGAGCTCGCGTCGGTGTTCAACGACGAGATCGCGGCGATCGCCCGTGCCCACCCGCGCCGGTTCCTCGCGTTCGCGACGCTGCCGCTGCAGGACGTCCCGGCGGCGACGGCGGAGGCCGAGCGCGCGGCCCGGGCCGGCTGCCGGGCGCTGTACGTCGGCACGAACGTGAACGGCCGTTATCTCGACGACCCGTCGTTCGAGCCGGTCTGGGAATGCGCGGTGCGGCTCCGGCTGCCCGTGTTCACGCATCCGCTCAACAACGCCGGCGGCGAGCGCATGGGCGAGTGGCACCTCGACAACTCCGTCGGCAACCCCGCCGAGACCGCGCTCGCCGGCGCGCGTCTCGTTATGCGCGGCGTCCTCGACCGTCACCCCGACCTGGAGGTGGTGCTCGCGCACGGCGGCGGGTCGCTGCCGTTTCTGCTGGGGCGTCTTGACCACACCTACGCGGTGCGGGCGGAAGTGAAGAGCGCCCTCCGGCGGGCTCCGTCCGCGTCCTTCAGGCGGTTTTACACCGACACGATCACACACGGCGACCGGGCGCTCGGGTTTCTCATCGAGGCCGCCGGCCACGAGCGCGTGCTGCTCGGCACCGATCTGCCGTACGACATGGCGGACGCCGATCCGGCCGCGCGCCTCAGGCGGCTCGGCCTTCCCCCCGCCGCGACCGCGGCCATCGAGGCCGGCAACGCGGCCCGGCTCCTGCGGCTCGAGCTCTAG
- a CDS encoding branched-chain amino acid ABC transporter permease, which translates to MGASFYLQQALNGLSFGALLFLLASGLTLIFGLMRVANIAHGSYYLLGAYVGLSVMRWTSVFPLAIVAGGAAVGAIGIVMQRWFLARFHQQALPQVLLTMGFAFFFSDQALLLWGGDPQSIPVPKALAGTLVLGPVYFPAYRMFVIAVGLCVFAGLWLLLERTRLGATVRAAVDDAEMARGLGINVGRVMTGVFALGAFLAAAGGVMGGAFLSIYPGADFDVLPLTFVVVIVGGLGSLKGALVGSLLVGLLDNFGKALFPELSYFTLFAPMALILAVRPTGLFGRA; encoded by the coding sequence GTGGGGGCGTCGTTCTACCTCCAGCAGGCGCTGAACGGCCTCTCGTTCGGGGCGCTCTTGTTCCTGCTCGCGAGCGGGCTGACGCTGATCTTCGGCCTGATGCGCGTCGCCAACATTGCGCACGGCTCGTACTATCTGCTCGGCGCGTACGTCGGGCTGTCGGTGATGCGCTGGACGTCGGTGTTCCCGCTCGCGATCGTCGCCGGCGGCGCGGCCGTCGGGGCGATCGGCATCGTCATGCAGCGGTGGTTCCTCGCGCGCTTCCATCAGCAGGCGCTGCCCCAGGTCCTGCTGACGATGGGATTCGCGTTCTTCTTTTCCGACCAGGCGCTGCTCTTGTGGGGCGGCGACCCGCAAAGCATTCCGGTGCCGAAGGCGCTCGCGGGGACGCTCGTGCTCGGCCCCGTGTACTTTCCGGCGTACCGCATGTTCGTGATCGCCGTGGGGCTGTGCGTCTTCGCGGGCCTGTGGCTGCTGCTCGAGCGCACCCGCCTCGGCGCGACCGTGCGCGCGGCCGTCGACGACGCCGAGATGGCGCGCGGTCTCGGGATCAACGTCGGACGCGTGATGACCGGCGTCTTCGCGCTCGGCGCCTTCCTCGCCGCCGCCGGCGGTGTGATGGGCGGTGCGTTTCTCTCGATCTATCCCGGCGCCGACTTCGACGTCCTGCCCCTGACGTTCGTCGTAGTGATCGTCGGCGGCCTCGGCAGCCTGAAGGGCGCGCTCGTCGGCAGCCTGCTCGTCGGTCTGCTCGACAACTTCGGCAAGGCGCTGTTCCCCGAGCTCTCGTACTTTACGCTCTTTGCGCCGATGGCGCTGATCCTCGCCGTGCGGCCGACCGGCCTCTTCGGCCGGGCCTGA
- a CDS encoding branched-chain amino acid ABC transporter permease, whose amino-acid sequence MRSRAYGGLGAGAVIVAALGALPAVAPTYYLHLLTLTFCYGIMAMSLDLLVGYTGLASLGHAAYFGVAGYTVGVLATVHAWGFWPAAGGGLLAAAVAAALFGLLAIRATGPYFLIITLALGQIIWGLAYRWVSVTGGDNGLRGIARPVLAAGLSMSRIQTFYYFAMAVTLVAALLMSLVVTSPFGLTLRGIRESESRMRVLGYNVFLHKYLAFIVAGTFSGLAGVLYAYYNGFVSPADVHLVASANALLMVILGGTGTLFGPLVGSALLVFLQNMLSGITQRWLTILGAILVLAVMYAPRGVVGAARTLFARRPPARGTRVPAVEQSETT is encoded by the coding sequence ATGCGGTCCCGGGCGTACGGCGGTCTCGGGGCCGGCGCGGTGATCGTCGCCGCGTTGGGCGCGCTGCCGGCCGTCGCGCCGACCTACTACCTGCACCTGCTGACGCTGACGTTCTGTTACGGCATCATGGCGATGAGCCTGGATCTGCTGGTGGGGTACACGGGGCTGGCCTCGTTGGGGCACGCCGCCTACTTCGGCGTCGCCGGCTACACGGTCGGGGTACTGGCCACCGTGCACGCCTGGGGGTTCTGGCCCGCCGCGGGCGGCGGACTCCTCGCCGCTGCGGTCGCGGCGGCGCTGTTCGGCCTGCTCGCCATCCGCGCCACGGGGCCGTACTTCCTGATCATCACGCTGGCGCTGGGGCAGATCATCTGGGGCCTCGCCTACAGGTGGGTCTCGGTGACCGGCGGCGACAACGGCCTTCGGGGCATCGCGCGGCCGGTGCTCGCGGCCGGGCTCAGCATGAGCCGGATTCAAACCTTTTATTACTTCGCGATGGCGGTAACGTTGGTCGCGGCGCTCTTGATGTCTCTTGTCGTGACATCGCCGTTTGGCCTCACGCTGCGCGGCATCCGCGAGAGCGAATCGCGGATGCGGGTGCTCGGCTACAACGTCTTCCTCCACAAGTACCTGGCGTTCATCGTCGCCGGCACGTTCAGCGGCCTCGCCGGTGTCCTGTACGCCTATTACAACGGCTTCGTCTCGCCGGCCGACGTGCACCTCGTCGCGTCCGCGAACGCGCTGTTGATGGTGATCCTCGGCGGCACCGGCACGCTCTTCGGCCCGCTCGTCGGGTCGGCGCTGCTCGTCTTCCTCCAGAACATGCTGAGCGGCATCACGCAGCGCTGGCTGACGATCCTCGGGGCGATTCTGGTGCTGGCTGTGATGTATGCGCCGCGCGGGGTGGTCGGCGCCGCGCGCACGCTGTTCGCCCGGCGGCCTCCCGCACGCGGGACCCGGGTCCCGGCCGTCGAACAGTCGGAAACCACCTAG
- a CDS encoding ABC transporter substrate-binding protein, with protein sequence MARHGIGRRTLLKGGAALAGAAAARALGGLRPVAYAQPSAAFRIGFVADITGTVAPSGRDMLDGFQMYLSEKNSMLGGRQVQLIVEDAGGVPANALTKARKLIEQDRVHLLTAPLLASEAYAVRDYVAERGTPMIYMVASADDLTQRKGAPNFVRTGWSSSQPSHPFGEYAATELKYKRIATIGSDYAFGYEVVGGFQKTFELHGGQIVQKIWAPLGTPDYSPYVTQLRRDVDAVFAIPVGVDVIRFAKAYRQYGLKDKTPLIGGGLLSDESLLRGMGAPEDATGIVTCLHWAAGLTTLAAKKFVDAYNARYKKDPSYYAETNYTGGMWLDEAARRIDGKVDDRAAFLRALLAVQLPNAPRGPIRLDSYHNPIQNEYVRKVEFRNGRLVNTVIHTFHNVSQFWTFAPADFLKQPVYDRNYPPCAHCA encoded by the coding sequence TTGGCGAGACATGGCATCGGACGCCGGACGCTGCTCAAAGGCGGGGCCGCCCTTGCCGGCGCCGCGGCCGCCCGGGCCCTCGGCGGTCTGCGCCCGGTCGCGTACGCGCAGCCGTCGGCCGCGTTCCGGATCGGGTTCGTCGCCGATATCACGGGCACGGTCGCGCCGAGCGGGCGCGACATGCTGGACGGTTTTCAGATGTACCTGTCCGAGAAGAACTCGATGCTCGGCGGACGGCAGGTGCAGTTGATTGTCGAGGACGCGGGCGGCGTGCCGGCCAACGCGTTGACGAAGGCCCGCAAGCTGATCGAGCAGGATCGCGTCCACCTCCTCACCGCGCCGCTCCTCGCCTCCGAAGCCTACGCCGTCCGCGACTATGTGGCCGAACGCGGTACGCCGATGATCTACATGGTGGCCTCCGCGGACGACCTGACGCAGCGGAAGGGCGCCCCCAACTTCGTCCGCACCGGCTGGTCGAGCAGCCAGCCCTCGCATCCCTTCGGCGAGTACGCGGCCACCGAGCTCAAGTACAAGCGGATCGCCACCATCGGCAGCGACTACGCGTTCGGCTACGAGGTGGTCGGGGGCTTTCAGAAGACGTTCGAACTGCACGGCGGGCAGATCGTGCAGAAGATCTGGGCGCCGCTCGGAACCCCGGACTACAGTCCGTACGTGACGCAACTGCGCCGGGACGTGGACGCGGTGTTCGCCATTCCGGTCGGCGTCGACGTGATCCGCTTTGCCAAGGCGTACCGGCAGTACGGCCTGAAGGACAAGACCCCGCTCATCGGGGGCGGCCTGCTGTCCGACGAGAGTCTGCTCCGCGGCATGGGTGCGCCGGAGGACGCGACCGGCATCGTCACGTGCCTGCACTGGGCCGCGGGGCTGACCACGCTCGCCGCGAAGAAGTTCGTCGACGCCTACAACGCCCGCTATAAGAAGGATCCGTCGTACTACGCGGAGACCAACTACACCGGCGGCATGTGGCTCGACGAGGCGGCGCGGCGCATCGACGGCAAGGTGGACGACCGCGCGGCGTTCCTGCGCGCGCTGCTCGCGGTCCAGCTGCCGAACGCCCCGCGGGGGCCGATCCGCCTCGACAGTTACCACAATCCGATCCAGAACGAGTACGTGCGGAAGGTGGAATTTCGAAACGGCCGTCTCGTCAACACGGTGATCCACACCTTCCACAACGTCTCGCAGTTCTGGACGTTCGCGCCGGCAGATTTCCTGAAGCAGCCGGTGTACGACCGCAACTATCCGCCGTGCGCGCACTGCGCGTAA